The genomic segment AGCATCTATGGTGTGCTGACCAACGCCGGCCTGATCAATGCTGAGACCAGCAAGATGGAGTTCCGTACTCCTCCCGCTAACGAGAGCGATACCTCTAAGGGTACCATCGTTAGCTCAACAAAGGTAGGTCCTTCTGTGGCTAAGACCATCACCAAGGGCGCTATCATCAGCGTGCTGCTGGCTCTGATTGCTATCTTCCTCTACATCCTGCTCCGCTTCCGCAACCTGGCCTTCTCTGTAGGTGCTATCTTTGCGTTGGCTCTGGATGCTCTGGCAGTTATCGGTTTCTACTCACTGCTCCACACTTGGGTGCCCATGTCACTCGAGATAGACCAGACCTTCATCGGTGCTATCCTGACTGTGATTGGTTACTCTATCAACGATAAGGTGGTGGTGTTCGACCGTATCCGTGAGAATATGGCCCTCTACAACAAGCGCGACCGCAAGCACCTGTTCAACGATTCGCTGAACCAGACGCTGGCTCGTACCATCAACACCTCGGTGACAACCTTGATTGTGTTGCTCACCATCTTCTTCCTGGGTGGCGATAGCATCCGCTCATTCGCCTTCGCCATGATCCTGGGTGTTGTATTTGGAACGCTTTCTTCAATCTTCATCGCTGCTCCTACTGCTTATCTCACCATGAGCAAGAAGGATCGCAAGGAAGAGCTGGAGGCAGTTGCTGAGGCTTAAGCAGATATTGCTCTGATATATAAGGATGTACGCGTGTGCGTGCATCCTTTTTTTATGTCTTGTTGTTAGGAAGTGCACACTATTAGTGGCTTGTGCAGAAAAGAAAAATATCTTTTTCCCGTTAATTTTTTCCGTAAAACGTGTGGTTGTTTTATAGAATTTTCTTATCTTTGCAAACGAAATGAAGTTGACGGTTTTGGAAAACTTTTCAAAATCCAAAAATCAAAAAGTTGTCCAAAACAGAAAACTTTTATTGTAAGTGTGAACCTAAAAACAAAACGTAAATTTAACATAATAATGGAAATTAAGAACTTTACCATCACGAAGCGAGATGGCTCGAAAGACCGCTTCTCATTAGACAAGATTATGAATGCTATTACCAAGGCATTCGAGAGTGTTGATGAACCTGCTGACCTTGGCACTGTTTCCAAGATTATCAGTCACCTGGATATTAAGGATGATATCAAGGTGGAGGATATCCAGAACCAGGTTGAGGAGGCGTTGATGCGTGAGGGCTTCTATAAGGTGGCAAAGTCTTTTATCCTTTATCGTCAGGAGCATACCGAGGACCGCGAGACCTTGGAGAAGATGATGTTCCTCTCTGAGTATATGGAATCGGTGAACGCTGCCACAGGCTCTAAGTACGATGCCAATGCCAATGTGGAGCACAAGAACATTGCCACACTCATTGGCGAGCTGCCTAAGTCAAACTTCATCCGTCTGAACCGCCGTCTGCTCACCGACCGCATCAAGAAGATGTATGGCAAGCAGTTGGCCGACGAATATATCGACAAGCTGACACACCACTTTATATATAAGAACGACGAGACTTCGCTGGCCAACTACTGTGCCTCTATCACCATGTATCCCTGGCTCATTGGTGGCACGCTGGCCATTGGTGGCAACTCAACAGCTCCCACCAACATGAAGTCGTTCGCTGGTGGTTTCGTCAACATGGTGTTCATGGTCAGTTCCATGCTGAGTGGCGCCTGCGCCACACCAGAGTTCCTGATGTATATGAACTACTTCATGGGTAAGGAGTATGGACAGGACTACTACAAGCGTGCCGACGAGCAGGCCGACCTGAGTTTGAAGAAGCGCACCATCGACAAGATTATCACCGACTACTTCGAGCAGATAGTCTATACGCTGAACCAGCCCACAGGTGCCCGCAACTATCAGGCCGTGTTCTGGAACATTGCCTACTACGACAAGTACTACTTCCAGAGCATCTTCGGCGAGTTCTACTTCCCTGATGGCTCACAGCCCGACTGGGATGGACTGTCATGGCTGCAGAAGCGCTTCATGAAATGGTTCAACAAAGAGCGCACCAAGACCTTGTTGACCTTCCCCGTTGAGACGATGG from the Prevotella sp. E15-22 genome contains:
- the nrdD gene encoding anaerobic ribonucleoside-triphosphate reductase gives rise to the protein MEIKNFTITKRDGSKDRFSLDKIMNAITKAFESVDEPADLGTVSKIISHLDIKDDIKVEDIQNQVEEALMREGFYKVAKSFILYRQEHTEDRETLEKMMFLSEYMESVNAATGSKYDANANVEHKNIATLIGELPKSNFIRLNRRLLTDRIKKMYGKQLADEYIDKLTHHFIYKNDETSLANYCASITMYPWLIGGTLAIGGNSTAPTNMKSFAGGFVNMVFMVSSMLSGACATPEFLMYMNYFMGKEYGQDYYKRADEQADLSLKKRTIDKIITDYFEQIVYTLNQPTGARNYQAVFWNIAYYDKYYFQSIFGEFYFPDGSQPDWDGLSWLQKRFMKWFNKERTKTLLTFPVETMALLVDENGDCKDKEWGEFTAEMYAEGHSFFTYMSDNADSLSSCCRLRNEITDNGFSYTLGAGGVSTGSKSVLTINLNRCIQYAVNNKLDYLEYLSGIIDLCHKVQMAYNENLKELQEHGMLPLFDAGYINIGRQYLTIGINGLVEAAEFMGLKITPNDDYKNFVQGILGLIEKYNKQYRTKDVMFNCEMIPAENVGVKHAKWDREDGYFVPRDCYNSYFYVVEDDSLSVIDKFKLHGAPYIEHLTGGSALHMNLDEHLSKEQYLQLLKVAAKEGCNYFTFNIPNTVCNDCGHIDKRYLHECPKCHSKNVDYMTRIIGYLKRVSNFSQPRQEEAARRFYAHAAK